The sequence TGGAAGCTTTTTTGAACCTTTTCCAGCATGATGAAAATGATTACAAAATATTCTTGGAAGAACATGCTTTCATCCTGGAAGCTTTGAAAAATCGTGATTCTGAAAAACTGCAGCAGGCTGTCGCCGACAACATTAAATCTGGAATGAGACGTATTGAAAAAGCGTATGCCTTACTGATGGATAACCGTGGCTGATTTTTTAGCCGAAATTATTTTCCATCGGATTGAAGCGTTCTGTCATACTCAGCAGCTGTTTTAGAGCCGGAGGCTGCCGCATAAAGTTTTTTAAAAGAAATGGTAAACGGCTGTCCGGTCAGGTCCTCTGCCGGGCAGTTTTTTTATTCTTCACCCCTCCGCTGCATGTCGTTTCTTTCATTTCTGCCTATACAATTTCAGAGATGGCGGTTAGCATGGCATCCTCTGTATATGTAAAAAATTCTTTGGATCAAAAAGAAGGAGTATCAGTAAAATGTCTGACTGGCGGATTCACATACTGGCCAATGGTCGGTTTTCCGTTCGTTTTTGTACGGAAGAAGGGCTGGAGCTTATGCCCTCCATGGAAAATATCCCAAGCCTTGTGTTCCTTCTGCAGTCCGGTTCCCGCTGTCTGATTGTGGATACGGGCTTTGATCCGGAAGACGTTGGTGGGCAGGGATCTTCGGCTGTACAAGGGCAAGGGGAATCCCTTACAGAAGGTCTGAAGGGGCTGGGCTTGGCTCCCGGAGACATTTCCGATGTCCTGATGACCCATCTGCACTGGGATCATACGGCAGGTATGGGTCTTTTCCCCGGAGCACGTTTTCATGTACAGGCGGATGCCCTGCGTTGTTTTTGCAATTTAAATCCCAATGAAGAAACCTATTATCGTCCGGGCCACTGGCTGCATCTCCTTGACCGCATGGTTTTTGTGGAAGGCAGCCACGAACTGATGCCCGGTATCCGCCTCCATCACACCGGGGGGCATTGTCCGGGACATCAGGCCGTACTGGTTGAAACCGGGCAGGGGACAGTGGCTCTGGCGGGTGACCTCCCCTTTGATTATTCCGGACTCTGGTCGGCATTGCCCGCAGACTTCTGGGAAACCTATCGCAGGGGAAAGGGCGGGCGGCTCTGGTGGACAAAAGAGCAATGGGAAACACTTTATGCTTTTATGGAGAAAAAGGGGCTTATGAATCAGCCATGCCAGGCAGAAAGCCTGGGCTACGGCAAATTGCGCCGCATGTGCTCACGGGTTTTTCTCACCCATGCCCCGGAGCTTTATCCTTCTCCGGTAGGGGTATTATCTGTTCCGGTGTGATGGGGTGTTCTGATTTGTGTGGCATTGAAAGTGGAATCTGATATCGGATAAAAAAAGAATTTAACAGGAAAGAATCCCTATGCAGCGATTCGTAAGCAACCGCATGGAAGTTTTGGCGGCAAACCTTGCCGCCCATCTCATGGAAGACCCGCCGGACCCCATGGAGCCTGAAATCATTGTGGTACAGAGCCGGGGCATGGAGCGCTGGCTGTCCATGGAAATGGCAAAGTGGGCGGGTATTGCTTCCAATACCCGTTTTCTTTTTCCGGCAAGTCTCATGACACGGATTCTTCGGCCTGTTTCTCCCCTTTCTCCTGACGAAGACCCATGGAAACCTGACACCCTTCGCTGGGCCTGCTTTGAAGCTTTGGCATCCTTACCGGATTCTCCCGATAGCGGGGCCGTTGCCCGCTACATGGGTGACGATCCCCTGAAGCGTTTTCAGCTTGCGGACATGCTGGCAGACCTCTTTGACCAGTACCTCATGTTCAGGCCGGACAGAGTTCTTGCATGGGAAAAGGGCGAGGAAGATCACTTTCAGGCCCGGCTCTGGCGTATGCTTCATGAGAACATTGAAGTTCCCCACAGGGTTACCCTGCTTCAGCAGAGTGAGACTTCCCTTAAAAAAGCAAAACTTCCCCGCAGGATTCCCATTTTTGGAGTTTCCGCACTGCCTCCCTTATACCTTGATTTTCTGGAACAATTATCCGAAAGGCTGGACATTCGCTGGTATCTTCTGGATCCCTGTCAGGAATACTGGGGTGAGGTTCGCTGCGAAGCCTTCTGGGAACAAAGTGCTTTCAGGGCTGAAGAAGAAGGCCTTGAGCTTAAAGATCTCCATGCTGAAAAGGGTCATCCCCTCCTTGCATCCCTTGGCCGGACCGGGCAGGATTTTTTCCGGAGACTGGCAGGTATGAAAGGGGAAGAACTTCGACATGCCCTTGAGCCGGGCATGGACACCCTGCTGCATCGTTTGCAGTCCCGGATTCTCTCCCTTGATATCCTTCCATCAGATTTGTCTTCGGAAGAAGTTCTTGAAAACGATGATTCCATAAGCATCCACCGCTGTCACGGCCCCATGCGGGAGATGGAAGTGCTGCGGGATCAGATTTTACGCCTTTTTTCAGAAGAAAATTCGCCAAAGCCAAGGGATATCCTTGTGATGTTTCCCGATGTGGGCACATACGCACCCTATATTGATGCGGTGTTCAGCCGCCTCCTGCCCGATGGCAGACGAATTCCCTATTCCATATCCGAGCGACCCCTTTCCATGGAAAGCAGCCTGGCAGGGCTTCTGATGCGGGTGCTGCAGCTCATGGATTCCCGTTTTGGTGCCTCTGAAGTTTTTGATCTTATGGAAGCAGAACCCGTTTCAAAAAAGTTCGGTCTGGATGAAGAGGGGCTTGATCGCATTCGCAGCTGGCTGGTGGATACCCGTATCCGCTGGGGTCTGGACGCTGCATTTAAGGAAGCCATGGATCTGCCGGGGCAGCCTTCCCAGACCTGGCGCTTCGGACTGGACCGCATGCTTTTGGGCATGGCCATGGAAGATGAGGGGGATATTCCACAAAATGGCGGCATCCTGCCCCACGATGCCATGGGGCCTGAAGCTGCGGAAACCCTTAACAGTCTCCTTTTTTTCATGGACAGGCTTACGACTTTTTACGAAAAAATCAAAGTTGACCGCAGTCCCGGCGAATGGATGGATCTGATCTGGGAGCTGTCGCAGGGACTTTTCCATGAAAATGCGGATAACACGGAAGAATTCTTTGGTCTGCGGCTTCTGTTGGACAGCTTTGTGGAGGAAACCCGCCTTGGAAATCTCAAGGAGAAACTTTCTTTTCCCATGATGCGTTCTGTTTTGGGCCAGCGCCTGGAAAAGCCGGGGCAGGGGGGACTGATTTTAAGCGGGGGCATCACTTTCTGTGCCATGGTACCCATGCGTTGCATTCCTTTTTCCGTGGTTTGTCTTTGCGGTATGAACGACGGGGCCTTTCCCCGTTCACGGCCAAGGCCGGCCTTTGACATCATGCAGCAGGAGCCAAGACCCGGAGACCGGTCCAGCAGGGATGACGACCGCTATCTTTTTCTGGAAACCCTCCTTTCCGCACGGGATAAGCTTTTAATTACCTGTACGGGTTTTCGTCCTGAAGATGATCAGCCTCTGCCGCCTTCGGTGCTGGTGCAGGAACTTCTCGATGCCGTCACAAGGGACGAGGGAGAATCTCCTCCAAATCTTTTGCAAAATCATCCCATGCAGCCCTTTTCTTCAAAGCTGTTTATGGAAAGCCTTCCAAAGCCCGGAAAACCCTTTTCATTCCATCCACCTTTCAGGGATATCGCCGAAGCTTTTTATGGTAAAAAAGACCCTGAAAAAAACATCTTTCAAGATGGAGAGCTGGAAACTGAAACAGAGAACAATACCATTTTCTTTGAAGATCTGATCCGCTTTTATGAAGATCCTTCGGCATTTTTTCTGAAACGGATTCTTGGGATAAGCCTTGAAAGGGATGATGAGGCACCGGAAGACAGGGAGAATTTTACCCTGAACGGGCTGAATACCTACATAATTAAGGATGCCATGTGCAAAGCCTTTCTGGAAGGCAGGGATAAGGCTGTGGTTCTTGAAAGGCTGGAAGCGGAAGGCAGGATACCCATGGGGAGTCCGGGGCTGAATCTTATGCATGATC is a genomic window of Desulfobotulus mexicanus containing:
- a CDS encoding N-acyl homoserine lactonase family protein, with protein sequence MSDWRIHILANGRFSVRFCTEEGLELMPSMENIPSLVFLLQSGSRCLIVDTGFDPEDVGGQGSSAVQGQGESLTEGLKGLGLAPGDISDVLMTHLHWDHTAGMGLFPGARFHVQADALRCFCNLNPNEETYYRPGHWLHLLDRMVFVEGSHELMPGIRLHHTGGHCPGHQAVLVETGQGTVALAGDLPFDYSGLWSALPADFWETYRRGKGGRLWWTKEQWETLYAFMEKKGLMNQPCQAESLGYGKLRRMCSRVFLTHAPELYPSPVGVLSVPV
- the recC gene encoding exodeoxyribonuclease V subunit gamma — its product is MQRFVSNRMEVLAANLAAHLMEDPPDPMEPEIIVVQSRGMERWLSMEMAKWAGIASNTRFLFPASLMTRILRPVSPLSPDEDPWKPDTLRWACFEALASLPDSPDSGAVARYMGDDPLKRFQLADMLADLFDQYLMFRPDRVLAWEKGEEDHFQARLWRMLHENIEVPHRVTLLQQSETSLKKAKLPRRIPIFGVSALPPLYLDFLEQLSERLDIRWYLLDPCQEYWGEVRCEAFWEQSAFRAEEEGLELKDLHAEKGHPLLASLGRTGQDFFRRLAGMKGEELRHALEPGMDTLLHRLQSRILSLDILPSDLSSEEVLENDDSISIHRCHGPMREMEVLRDQILRLFSEENSPKPRDILVMFPDVGTYAPYIDAVFSRLLPDGRRIPYSISERPLSMESSLAGLLMRVLQLMDSRFGASEVFDLMEAEPVSKKFGLDEEGLDRIRSWLVDTRIRWGLDAAFKEAMDLPGQPSQTWRFGLDRMLLGMAMEDEGDIPQNGGILPHDAMGPEAAETLNSLLFFMDRLTTFYEKIKVDRSPGEWMDLIWELSQGLFHENADNTEEFFGLRLLLDSFVEETRLGNLKEKLSFPMMRSVLGQRLEKPGQGGLILSGGITFCAMVPMRCIPFSVVCLCGMNDGAFPRSRPRPAFDIMQQEPRPGDRSSRDDDRYLFLETLLSARDKLLITCTGFRPEDDQPLPPSVLVQELLDAVTRDEGESPPNLLQNHPMQPFSSKLFMESLPKPGKPFSFHPPFRDIAEAFYGKKDPEKNIFQDGELETETENNTIFFEDLIRFYEDPSAFFLKRILGISLERDDEAPEDRENFTLNGLNTYIIKDAMCKAFLEGRDKAVVLERLEAEGRIPMGSPGLNLMHDLIVQSGALVSLIRETPGEAVLEQEPFVLELESLKLEGSLPLIHGDAEKKWRPGQFREKHILAAWLHFLVRRAMGMELDLYLVGEKEKEKGKPKGLDCKVFMASELSRHDAMNHLEYLTGLYINSHSRPLAFFPAVSKVWINEVSKKTIPENLEETLQEAWEGGGFNGHAKSTAADLILWRGRNPFEDPFAETAEAIWLPILELLKENKS